The following coding sequences lie in one Klebsiella huaxiensis genomic window:
- a CDS encoding FUSC family protein: MKKINASYFHFLHTICQRLRGMASPSLLNDANALLYSAKSFAAAMLAYYIALSIGLERPSWAIITVYIVSQTSVGASLSRSLYRLVGTVVGAGITVLIVPAFVNMPLFFSVILTGWITFCLYLSLLERTPRAYGFVLAGYTASLIGFPAVSDPGAIFNIAIVRVQEIMIGIFCAALIHRYVLPARITGQFNSKLSQTLLSARQRVADTLAGKPDAVSGPLHMALALQFLQGISHHIPYDFAYSVPVRQARKRLHDRLARLVIVNCELRDRLALIATIPVDVQILLGDVEVWLACKDEGKFKSEGEALKKRSEKLLQRYSVYELTFEEALRVSFMRYLLEAIVLVQQCYRLSDAIHHAKQTPAHSEKNTVKGYVFHRDPLTAARTALGAFAIIMSGCLVWIFSAWPDGGTAVSILGVCCTLFGSFDTPAPHIVKYIIGSFWGVVISLIYSFVLLPQVSDFIVLVTVLAPVYLLAGSLQARPPTTFMAMGITLTLPILCELGAHYSGDFAVAVNTSIALFSATGFAVLGMSLLQTVQADSAIKRLLQLCQRDINRSVEGKLNTDETLWTNLMIDRAALILPRLQRSGQSPERAHHLLYAMRIGLCVMRLRRCDAHANKEIKEVLTLLTHSTDIDTLLQRIASLTERSLSVTDELSRHYVDQLVDLYCALSVQKMEPANDQ; the protein is encoded by the coding sequence ATGAAAAAAATTAACGCGAGTTACTTTCATTTTTTACACACGATATGCCAACGTCTTCGCGGTATGGCTTCTCCTTCACTACTGAATGATGCGAACGCTCTGCTCTATTCCGCGAAGAGTTTTGCCGCAGCGATGCTCGCATACTACATTGCACTGTCAATTGGCCTGGAGCGGCCTTCCTGGGCAATTATCACCGTGTATATTGTTTCCCAAACCTCCGTCGGAGCGTCGCTGAGCAGAAGTCTGTATCGTCTGGTGGGAACGGTAGTCGGAGCGGGCATAACGGTATTAATTGTACCTGCTTTTGTGAATATGCCTTTATTTTTCAGTGTGATACTGACGGGGTGGATCACCTTCTGCCTCTATTTATCCTTGCTGGAACGCACGCCCCGCGCCTATGGTTTTGTCCTGGCTGGTTACACTGCGAGTCTGATTGGCTTCCCTGCGGTATCCGATCCTGGTGCGATTTTTAACATCGCTATTGTTCGGGTACAGGAAATCATGATCGGTATCTTCTGCGCGGCACTTATTCATCGCTATGTATTGCCCGCGCGCATAACGGGCCAGTTCAACAGTAAATTGTCGCAGACGCTGCTCTCGGCGCGACAGCGTGTCGCAGATACTTTAGCAGGCAAACCCGACGCTGTTTCCGGGCCGCTGCATATGGCACTGGCATTACAGTTCCTGCAGGGTATCAGCCATCATATCCCTTATGATTTTGCGTACTCTGTACCGGTCCGGCAAGCGAGAAAAAGGCTTCATGATCGGCTTGCGCGATTAGTCATTGTTAACTGTGAGTTACGCGACCGTTTAGCTCTGATAGCGACGATACCTGTAGATGTGCAAATTCTGCTGGGTGATGTTGAGGTCTGGCTGGCCTGCAAAGATGAAGGAAAATTCAAAAGCGAGGGTGAAGCGCTCAAAAAAAGGAGTGAAAAATTACTACAGCGCTATTCAGTGTATGAGCTGACGTTTGAAGAAGCGCTGCGTGTAAGTTTTATGCGCTACCTGTTAGAGGCCATTGTCCTTGTGCAGCAGTGCTATCGTCTTTCGGATGCCATTCATCACGCGAAACAGACGCCTGCGCACTCGGAAAAGAATACCGTGAAAGGATATGTATTCCACCGCGATCCTCTTACTGCTGCCCGCACCGCACTGGGCGCTTTCGCCATCATTATGAGCGGCTGTCTGGTGTGGATTTTCTCGGCATGGCCTGATGGTGGTACGGCGGTTTCTATCCTTGGCGTTTGTTGCACATTGTTTGGCAGCTTCGATACGCCTGCCCCGCATATTGTTAAGTACATTATCGGCTCCTTCTGGGGCGTTGTGATAAGCCTGATCTACAGCTTCGTTCTACTACCACAAGTCAGTGATTTTATCGTGCTGGTAACGGTTTTAGCTCCGGTATATCTGCTGGCCGGATCGCTCCAGGCCAGACCGCCTACCACGTTTATGGCTATGGGGATCACACTGACGCTGCCTATTTTGTGCGAGCTGGGTGCCCACTACAGCGGGGATTTTGCCGTGGCGGTGAATACCTCTATCGCACTATTTTCTGCTACTGGTTTTGCAGTGCTCGGCATGAGCCTACTGCAAACTGTGCAGGCTGATTCGGCGATAAAACGGCTGCTTCAATTATGCCAGCGAGATATTAACCGCAGCGTGGAAGGTAAGCTGAATACAGACGAAACCCTCTGGACCAACCTTATGATCGATCGGGCAGCGTTGATACTGCCGCGATTGCAGCGCAGTGGACAGTCACCGGAACGGGCACATCATTTGTTGTACGCCATGCGTATAGGGCTGTGTGTTATGCGATTACGCCGATGTGATGCGCATGCGAACAAAGAAATAAAAGAAGTGCTCACTCTTCTTACACACTCGACAGATATTGACACCTTACTTCAACGGATCGCCAGTCTGACTGAGCGCAGCTTGAGCGTAACAGATGAACTATCGCGGCATTATGTTGATCAACTGGTTGATCTTTACTGCGCATTAAGCGTTCAGAAAATGGAGCCTGCTAATGATCAATGA
- a CDS encoding AraC family transcriptional regulator, translated as MLPPLANTLFDPDATPCPAVARHLDFVDYAAEVPVHTHRKGQLIIALYGAVICRAENDIWIVPPDCAVWIPGGVPHSAKATWNAHLNYLFIEPGAVALPERCCTLAISSLIKELVARLTREGVEYPPESHPARLTRVTLDELATMPQQKLSLPVSSHPKIRAMADALVSQPDDRSTFKAWAKRLALSERSLARLMLRETGLTFGRWRQQLQLIIALRELASGVSVQNVAANLGYESVNAFITMFKKTMGSTPAHYFAERKTSAHLTDI; from the coding sequence ATGTTACCCCCACTCGCCAATACGCTATTTGATCCGGATGCCACCCCCTGCCCCGCAGTCGCGCGTCATTTGGATTTTGTCGATTACGCAGCCGAAGTGCCTGTGCATACGCACCGCAAAGGGCAATTGATTATTGCCCTCTATGGGGCGGTCATTTGTCGCGCCGAAAATGATATCTGGATCGTGCCGCCTGATTGTGCCGTCTGGATCCCTGGGGGAGTGCCGCACAGCGCCAAAGCTACCTGGAATGCGCATCTCAACTATCTTTTTATCGAGCCTGGAGCTGTCGCGCTGCCGGAGCGATGCTGTACTCTGGCAATTTCCAGTCTGATTAAAGAACTTGTTGCCCGTTTAACCCGCGAGGGCGTCGAATATCCACCGGAAAGCCATCCCGCCAGACTGACCAGAGTAACACTCGATGAATTAGCCACCATGCCTCAGCAGAAACTGAGCCTCCCTGTGTCGTCGCATCCTAAAATCCGCGCCATGGCCGATGCTCTGGTCAGTCAACCTGATGACCGAAGCACATTCAAAGCATGGGCAAAAAGACTGGCGCTTAGCGAGCGTTCTCTCGCGCGTTTAATGCTGCGCGAAACCGGGTTGACGTTCGGACGCTGGCGTCAGCAACTGCAACTGATAATTGCTCTCCGGGAACTGGCTAGCGGCGTTTCGGTTCAGAATGTTGCAGCTAATCTGGGGTATGAATCGGTTAATGCGTTTATCACCATGTTCAAAAAAACCATGGGCAGTACACCCGCACACTATTTTGCCGAACGGAAAACAAGCGCACACTTAACCGATATTTAG
- a CDS encoding efflux RND transporter periplasmic adaptor subunit, whose amino-acid sequence MKSLLSLLGRYVLTFSAVAVATLLAFILWKHYAQTPWTRDGRVRADVVQIAPNVSGPLLNVSVRDNQWVNRGDVLYSIDPHWLRLAVDSAQADVEAKRHEMLMRQDAARRRSQIKGVISSEDLQQTASAASVAAANYHGALAALDLAELNLSHAIVRSPVTGYVTHLRLRPGDYATAGETKVSIIDANSFWVVGYFEETKLQHIRTGNTAHITLMGFKPVITGHVESIGRGIDDNNDETGGLGLPNVEPTFSWVRLAQRIPVRIHIDRLPEGVELVAGLSASISITP is encoded by the coding sequence ATGAAATCGTTACTTTCTCTACTGGGCCGCTACGTGCTGACGTTCAGCGCTGTGGCGGTGGCTACGCTTTTGGCTTTTATTCTCTGGAAACATTATGCGCAAACCCCCTGGACCCGCGATGGTCGGGTTCGTGCGGATGTGGTACAGATTGCGCCGAATGTCTCCGGACCGTTGCTGAATGTGTCCGTCCGCGATAATCAGTGGGTTAATCGGGGCGATGTGCTCTATTCCATCGACCCGCACTGGTTGAGGTTGGCAGTGGACAGCGCACAGGCAGATGTTGAGGCGAAACGTCATGAAATGCTGATGCGCCAGGATGCGGCGAGGCGACGCTCTCAGATTAAAGGGGTGATTTCCAGCGAGGATTTACAACAAACAGCCAGCGCAGCCAGCGTCGCTGCGGCTAATTACCACGGTGCACTGGCTGCGCTGGACCTTGCAGAGCTTAACTTATCGCATGCTATTGTTCGGTCTCCGGTTACGGGCTATGTCACACATTTGCGGCTTCGCCCTGGTGACTATGCCACAGCGGGAGAAACTAAAGTTTCCATCATTGATGCCAATAGTTTTTGGGTGGTTGGCTATTTTGAAGAGACTAAGTTGCAACATATCCGCACGGGAAATACTGCACACATTACGCTGATGGGATTTAAGCCAGTGATCACGGGTCATGTTGAGAGTATCGGACGCGGAATAGATGATAACAATGACGAGACCGGGGGGCTTGGCCTGCCTAATGTCGAGCCAACCTTTAGCTGGGTGCGGCTCGCGCAGCGTATCCCGGTTCGGATTCATATTGACAGATTGCCGGAGGGAGTTGAATTGGTGGCTGGATTGTCTGCGAGTATATCCATCACACCATAA
- a CDS encoding helix-turn-helix domain-containing protein, translated as MKNRKDFVNDLIIWINKNIEMPLKIDDVAIRSGYSKWHLQRLFFSETGQSLGGFIREKKLCLILEAVITTNEPLINIAMRFGFDSQQSLTRAFRKRYNVPPHRCRKNAVNIKSKSSREQGDYSYHKDEFLNL; from the coding sequence ATGAAAAACAGAAAGGATTTTGTAAATGACTTAATTATCTGGATAAACAAAAATATAGAGATGCCACTAAAAATTGATGATGTGGCTATCAGGTCCGGATATTCAAAATGGCATTTGCAGAGACTGTTTTTTTCTGAAACAGGGCAGAGCCTGGGGGGTTTTATCAGAGAGAAAAAATTATGTCTTATTTTAGAGGCTGTTATCACAACAAATGAACCTTTGATAAACATCGCGATGCGATTTGGCTTTGACTCTCAGCAATCATTAACCAGGGCATTTCGGAAAAGGTATAATGTTCCACCGCACCGGTGTAGAAAAAATGCCGTAAATATTAAAAGTAAGTCTTCTAGGGAGCAAGGTGATTACTCGTATCATAAGGATGAGTTTTTAAATCTTTAG
- a CDS encoding IS5-like element ISKpn26 family transposase, whose product MSHQLTFADSEFSTKRRQTRKEIFLSRMEQILPWQNMTAVIEPFYPKAGNGRRPYPLETMLRIHCMQHWYNLSDGAMEDALYEIASMRLFARLSLDSALPDRTTIMNFRHLLEQHQLARQLFKTINRWLAEAGVMMTQGTLVDATIIEAPSSTKNNEQQRDPEMHQTKKGNQWHFGMKAHIGVDAKSGLTHSLVTTAANEHDLNQLGNLLHGEEQFVSADAGYQGAPQREELAEVDVDWLIAERPGRVKTLKQHPRKNKTAINIEYMKASIRARVEHPFRIIKRQFGFVKARYKGLLKNDNQLAMLFTLANLFRVDQMIRQWERSQ is encoded by the coding sequence ATGAGCCATCAACTCACCTTCGCCGATAGTGAATTCAGCACTAAGCGCCGTCAGACCCGAAAAGAGATTTTCCTCTCCCGCATGGAGCAGATTCTGCCATGGCAGAATATGACCGCTGTCATCGAGCCGTTTTATCCCAAGGCGGGCAATGGCCGACGGCCCTATCCGCTGGAGACCATGCTGCGTATTCACTGCATGCAGCATTGGTACAACCTGAGCGACGGTGCCATGGAAGATGCCCTGTACGAAATCGCCTCCATGCGCCTGTTTGCCCGATTATCCCTGGATAGCGCCCTGCCGGATCGCACCACCATCATGAATTTCCGCCACCTGCTCGAGCAGCATCAACTGGCCCGTCAATTGTTCAAGACCATCAATCGCTGGCTGGCCGAAGCAGGCGTCATGATGACCCAAGGCACTTTGGTGGATGCCACCATCATTGAGGCACCCAGCTCTACCAAGAACAATGAGCAGCAACGCGATCCGGAGATGCATCAGACCAAGAAAGGCAATCAGTGGCACTTTGGCATGAAGGCCCACATTGGTGTCGATGCCAAGAGTGGCCTGACCCACAGCCTGGTCACCACCGCGGCCAACGAGCATGACCTCAATCAGCTGGGTAATCTGCTTCATGGAGAGGAGCAATTTGTCTCAGCCGATGCCGGCTACCAAGGAGCGCCACAGCGCGAGGAGCTGGCCGAGGTGGATGTGGACTGGCTGATCGCCGAGCGTCCCGGCAGGGTAAAAACCTTGAAGCAGCATCCGCGCAAGAACAAAACGGCCATCAACATCGAATACATGAAAGCCAGCATCCGTGCCAGGGTGGAGCACCCGTTTCGCATCATCAAGCGGCAGTTCGGCTTCGTGAAAGCCAGATACAAGGGGCTGCTGAAAAACGATAACCAACTGGCGATGTTATTCACCCTGGCCAACCTGTTTCGGGTGGACCAAATGATACGTCAGTGGGAGAGATCTCAGTAA
- a CDS encoding AlpA family transcriptional regulator encodes MTSHQLLRLKQVEEKTGLKRSQIYLYMKNGSFPRSIKIGPASVAWLESEIDEWINLKLAGR; translated from the coding sequence ATGACATCACATCAGTTATTACGTTTAAAACAGGTCGAAGAAAAAACCGGTTTGAAACGCTCTCAAATTTACTTGTATATGAAAAATGGTTCGTTCCCACGTTCAATAAAAATTGGCCCAGCCAGTGTGGCCTGGCTCGAATCGGAAATTGATGAATGGATCAACCTTAAGTTAGCCGGACGTTAG
- a CDS encoding DUF1656 domain-containing protein, with amino-acid sequence MINDFNIEGVFVPGLLVIALVALTCTLFLVHLFSFSKGYRRLPFRPMIDFSVFIITFYLLLQGLTELGFFK; translated from the coding sequence ATGATCAATGATTTCAATATTGAGGGCGTTTTTGTACCCGGTCTGCTGGTAATTGCCCTCGTTGCACTGACCTGTACACTATTTCTCGTACATCTTTTCTCTTTCAGCAAGGGTTACCGCCGCTTGCCCTTTAGACCGATGATCGATTTTTCCGTCTTCATTATTACTTTTTACCTGCTGTTGCAGGGGCTGACCGAACTGGGATTTTTTAAATGA